The window TACCAGTTGGTCAATAAAGTGATCGGGGGTATCTATGCCTATGATGTGGCCGCCGTCAACAAAGGCAACGCGGTCGCATAATACTTCCGCCTCGTCCATGTAATGGGTGGTTATCACAACCGTTGTACCCTGGTCGCGAATTTCGCGGATCAAATCCCAAAGGTTGCGGCGGGCCTGTGGGTCGAGGCCGGTTGTGGGTTCATCTAAAAAGATGATCCGTGGGTTATTAATAAGGGTGGTGGCGATAGAAAAACGCTGTTTTTGCCCACCCGAAAGGTCTTTATATTTTGCTTTAGCTTTATCAACAAGCGCAACTTTTTCCAGCATTTCGGTGGGTGTTTTGTCAACCCCGTATAAACCGGTAAACAGCTCTATCAACTCCGATAGGTTAAGGTTGGGATAATAGCCTGCTGCCTGTAACTGTACACCAATACGCTGTTTAATGCTGTCTTTATCGGTGTCAATGTTAAAACCATCAACGGTGATTTCGCCCGATGTTTTTTCGCGCAGGGTTTCAATAACTTCAAGGGTGGTAGTTTTCCCGGCGCCATTGGGCCCAAGTAAGCCGAAGATTTCGCCCTCGTAAACTTCAAAGCTAATGCCTTTTACGGCTGCAAAATCGCCGTAGTTTTTTACCAGGTTTTTTACAGTGATAATGGGTGGTTTTGCCATAGGGTAAAAATGCAACAGAATAATGAAATAT is drawn from Mucilaginibacter ginsenosidivorax and contains these coding sequences:
- a CDS encoding ABC transporter ATP-binding protein translates to MAKPPIITVKNLVKNYGDFAAVKGISFEVYEGEIFGLLGPNGAGKTTTLEVIETLREKTSGEITVDGFNIDTDKDSIKQRIGVQLQAAGYYPNLNLSELIELFTGLYGVDKTPTEMLEKVALVDKAKAKYKDLSGGQKQRFSIATTLINNPRIIFLDEPTTGLDPQARRNLWDLIREIRDQGTTVVITTHYMDEAEVLCDRVAFVDGGHIIGIDTPDHFIDQLVATGFERKKQVKLANLEDVFINLTGKEWREG